A section of the Luteolibacter flavescens genome encodes:
- a CDS encoding SMP-30/gluconolactonase/LRE family protein: MKAFCLLALIPALASAQESIERLDPALDAILDPDAKIETLCTGFDWAEGPVWDEKGQRLIFSDVPRNIAYQWKEGDTEASVFMKPSGYTGVAPYGSEPGSNGIAMDDKGQLYFCEHGDRRVSYLTPGGGKRTLADNFEGKRFNSPNDLAIAKNGDVYFTDPPYGMPGRENDKEFRELDFHGVYRVTPQGEVSLITKELDRPNGVALSPDGKTLYVAQSHGPAPIIMAYPLKDDGSAGEGKLFFNCKDLKGPGAPDGLKVDAKGNVFSTGPGGCLILSPEGKLLGRILCGRPTANVAFGEKGKRLYLTSDDRILRVALK, encoded by the coding sequence ATGAAAGCCTTTTGTCTTCTCGCCCTGATCCCTGCTCTGGCGTCTGCCCAGGAAAGCATCGAACGCCTCGATCCCGCGCTGGATGCGATCCTCGATCCCGACGCGAAGATCGAGACGCTGTGCACGGGCTTCGATTGGGCCGAGGGACCGGTGTGGGATGAGAAGGGGCAGCGGCTGATCTTCTCGGATGTGCCGCGGAACATCGCTTACCAATGGAAGGAGGGCGACACCGAGGCGTCCGTCTTCATGAAGCCCTCCGGCTACACCGGCGTGGCCCCGTACGGCTCCGAGCCGGGATCGAATGGCATCGCGATGGATGACAAGGGGCAGCTCTATTTCTGCGAGCATGGCGATCGCCGCGTCTCGTATCTCACGCCGGGCGGTGGCAAGCGCACGCTGGCGGACAATTTCGAGGGCAAGCGCTTCAACTCGCCGAACGACCTCGCCATCGCGAAGAACGGCGACGTGTATTTCACCGATCCGCCATACGGCATGCCGGGTCGGGAGAACGACAAGGAATTCCGCGAGCTGGATTTCCACGGCGTCTATCGCGTGACGCCGCAGGGAGAGGTCTCGCTCATCACGAAGGAACTCGACCGGCCGAATGGCGTGGCGCTCTCGCCGGACGGCAAGACGCTCTACGTCGCGCAGTCGCACGGACCCGCGCCGATCATCATGGCGTATCCGCTGAAGGACGACGGCTCGGCGGGTGAGGGGAAGCTTTTCTTCAATTGCAAGGACCTCAAGGGTCCCGGCGCGCCGGATGGCCTGAAGGTGGATGCGAAGGGCAATGTCTTCTCCACGGGGCCGGGGGGCTGCCTGATCCTCAGTCCGGAGGGCAAGCTGCTCGGACGCATTCTCTGCGGACGCCCGACCGCGAACGTGGCCTTTGGCGAGAAGGGCAAGCGGCTCTACCTCACTTCCGACGACCGCATCTTGCGCGTGGCCCTGAAGTAA
- a CDS encoding methyltransferase domain-containing protein yields MAPTDETGGDVASHYDELDPVYRSLWGEHVHHGLWETGSESPLEAVAKLSRHVATRAAIKAGDRVCDVGCGYGATARMIAAEYGAQVTGITISPKQHAAAAATAGHGTDFVLGDWMRNDFPCGSFDVVIAIESTEHLPDVARGIAEMARVLVPGGRVVISAWMASSAPREWQRRHLLDPVRREGRLSGMGAEEDYQRWIADAGLELRSAEDLSKKVRRTWPATIRQTIAGFFRDAGLRRYLLKDHPRNLAFALTLLRVWLAYLTGAMRYVVFTAEKPHEK; encoded by the coding sequence ATGGCTCCCACCGACGAGACCGGCGGGGACGTGGCCTCGCACTACGACGAGCTGGACCCGGTGTATCGCAGCCTGTGGGGTGAGCACGTGCATCACGGGCTGTGGGAAACGGGCAGCGAGTCCCCCCTGGAAGCGGTGGCAAAGCTCAGCCGCCACGTGGCGACCCGTGCCGCGATCAAAGCCGGTGACCGGGTCTGCGACGTAGGCTGCGGCTACGGAGCGACGGCCCGGATGATCGCGGCGGAATACGGTGCACAGGTGACGGGCATCACGATTTCGCCAAAGCAGCACGCCGCGGCGGCTGCGACCGCCGGGCATGGCACGGACTTCGTGCTCGGGGACTGGATGCGGAATGATTTCCCCTGCGGGAGCTTCGACGTGGTGATCGCCATCGAGAGCACCGAGCACCTGCCGGATGTCGCACGGGGCATCGCGGAAATGGCGCGCGTGCTGGTGCCCGGCGGACGCGTCGTCATCAGCGCGTGGATGGCTTCATCGGCACCGCGAGAGTGGCAGCGTCGGCATCTGTTAGACCCCGTCCGCCGCGAGGGCCGCCTCTCGGGCATGGGTGCCGAAGAGGATTACCAGCGCTGGATCGCCGACGCCGGGCTCGAGCTGCGAAGTGCGGAAGACCTCAGCAAGAAGGTCCGGCGCACCTGGCCCGCCACCATCCGGCAGACCATCGCAGGATTCTTCCGCGATGCCGGGCTGCGTCGCTACCTACTGAAAGACCACCCGCGCAATCTAGCCTTTGCCCTCACGCTATTGCGCGTGTGGCTCGCCTATCTGACAGGCGCGATGCGCTACGTGGTCTTCACCGCGGAGAAGCCGCACGAGAAGTGA
- a CDS encoding ABC transporter ATP-binding protein, whose protein sequence is MISLRQLTKRFGTQTAVDSLTLDIPAGQIVGLLGPNGAGKSTTLKMLTGLLVPTSGSATICGHDLLQEPMEVKRNVGFVPDSGAVFESLTGLEYLEMVAALYGIPAEAARERIRQFIAFFDLSFETLTDKLLGAYSKGMRRKVVITAALLHNPPVVFFDEPLDGLDANAAVGFKALIQTLAREGKAIVYSSHILDVVERVCDRVIIIDQGQVKVDGEPAELVRRHEARSLEQLFTSLTGGQDLERKAEDFARTFRP, encoded by the coding sequence ATGATTTCGCTCCGGCAGCTCACGAAGCGCTTCGGCACGCAGACCGCGGTCGATTCGCTCACGCTCGACATTCCCGCCGGACAGATCGTCGGCCTGCTGGGGCCGAATGGCGCTGGGAAATCCACCACGCTCAAGATGCTGACCGGCCTGCTGGTCCCCACATCCGGCAGCGCCACGATCTGCGGGCACGACCTGCTGCAGGAGCCGATGGAGGTGAAGCGGAACGTCGGCTTCGTCCCGGATTCCGGTGCGGTCTTCGAGTCGCTGACCGGCCTGGAGTATCTGGAGATGGTCGCCGCACTCTACGGCATCCCGGCGGAGGCGGCACGCGAGCGCATCCGGCAGTTCATCGCCTTCTTCGACCTGAGCTTCGAGACGCTGACGGACAAGCTGCTCGGCGCGTATTCCAAGGGCATGCGGCGGAAGGTGGTGATCACCGCAGCGCTGCTGCACAATCCGCCGGTGGTCTTCTTCGACGAACCCCTCGACGGGCTCGATGCGAATGCCGCGGTCGGCTTCAAGGCACTGATCCAGACGCTCGCCCGCGAGGGAAAGGCAATCGTCTATAGCTCGCACATCCTCGATGTAGTGGAGCGCGTCTGCGACCGCGTCATCATCATCGACCAAGGTCAGGTGAAAGTGGATGGCGAGCCCGCCGAACTCGTGCGCCGTCACGAAGCGCGCTCGCTGGAGCAGCTCTTCACCAGCCTGACTGGCGGGCAGGATCTGGAGCGAAAGGCGGAAGACTTCGCGAGGACCTTCCGGCCGTGA
- a CDS encoding aspartate carbamoyltransferase catalytic subunit encodes MARKDLLDISSLSREEIDLLLGQAVPFKELFTRSVKKVPALKGKSVLMLFYEPSTRTHSSFEVAAKRLSADVTNFDVPHSSVVKGESVRETIETLQAMRTDYIVVRHGHSSLPSIIAGMTKASVINAGDGAHAHPTQALLDAFTLQEVYPEGLAGKKVLIIGDILHSRVARSTSTILKRLDAEVAFLGPGSLVPKSGPENIKRFTDYEEAMKWKPDVVYLLRVQMERQDVQFFPSLREYHRVYGITEERLKRIDGEGLWLMHPGPVNRGVELCDAAMDYSRSLINRQVENGIAVRMAVLYWLKPGGGGEEG; translated from the coding sequence ATGGCCCGTAAGGACCTCCTCGACATCTCATCGCTCAGCCGGGAAGAAATCGATCTCCTCCTCGGCCAGGCTGTTCCCTTCAAGGAACTCTTCACCCGCTCCGTGAAGAAGGTCCCGGCACTGAAGGGCAAGTCCGTGCTGATGCTCTTCTACGAGCCGAGCACGCGCACCCACTCTTCCTTCGAGGTCGCGGCCAAGCGCCTCTCCGCTGACGTCACGAATTTCGACGTCCCCCACTCCTCGGTCGTGAAGGGCGAGTCCGTCCGCGAGACCATCGAGACCCTGCAGGCGATGCGCACCGACTACATCGTGGTGCGCCACGGCCATAGCAGCCTGCCCTCGATCATCGCCGGAATGACGAAGGCCAGCGTGATCAATGCCGGCGACGGTGCCCACGCCCACCCGACCCAGGCGCTGCTGGATGCCTTCACGCTCCAGGAAGTCTATCCGGAAGGCCTCGCAGGCAAGAAGGTGCTCATCATCGGGGACATCCTCCACAGCCGCGTCGCGCGCTCCACCAGCACCATCCTGAAGCGACTGGACGCGGAGGTCGCCTTCCTCGGCCCCGGCTCGCTGGTGCCGAAGTCCGGACCGGAAAACATCAAGCGCTTCACCGACTACGAGGAAGCGATGAAGTGGAAGCCGGACGTGGTCTATCTGCTGCGCGTGCAGATGGAGCGGCAGGACGTGCAATTCTTCCCCAGCCTGCGCGAATACCATCGCGTCTATGGCATCACCGAGGAGCGCCTGAAGCGCATCGATGGCGAGGGCCTCTGGCTCATGCACCCCGGCCCGGTGAACCGCGGCGTGGAGCTGTGCGATGCCGCGATGGATTACTCCCGCAGCCTGATCAACCGGCAGGTGGAAAACGGCATCGCCGTGCGCATGGCCGTGCTCTACTGGCTGAAGCCCGGCGGCGGCGGCGAGGAAGGCTGA
- the pyrR gene encoding bifunctional pyr operon transcriptional regulator/uracil phosphoribosyltransferase PyrR, with translation MNRTLGPDDIEQGIVALASAIREKTAGKPIALVGIRSRGDEVAERVCNHLAEEDRELELGTLDISLYRDDYEHLHENPKLQESDIPFTVDGAHIILVDDVLFTGRTIRAALDALSDYGRPACVELATLIDRGHREMPIQPDYTGILLETARHDHVHVSLEAADGEDKIEIVTKKPD, from the coding sequence ATGAACCGCACCCTCGGACCTGACGACATCGAGCAGGGCATCGTCGCCCTTGCCTCCGCCATTCGCGAAAAGACCGCGGGCAAGCCGATCGCCCTGGTGGGCATCCGCAGCCGCGGCGATGAAGTGGCGGAGCGCGTCTGCAACCACCTCGCCGAAGAAGATCGCGAGCTGGAACTCGGCACGCTCGATATCTCGCTCTACCGCGACGACTACGAGCACCTGCACGAGAATCCGAAGCTGCAGGAAAGCGACATCCCCTTCACCGTCGATGGCGCGCACATCATCCTCGTGGATGACGTGCTTTTCACCGGCCGCACGATCCGGGCCGCGCTCGATGCCCTCTCCGACTACGGCCGCCCGGCCTGCGTGGAGCTGGCCACGCTGATCGACCGCGGCCACCGTGAAATGCCGATCCAGCCGGACTATACCGGCATTTTGTTAGAGACTGCCCGGCACGACCACGTGCATGTTTCCTTGGAAGCCGCCGACGGCGAAGATAAGATCGAGATCGTAACGAAGAAACCGGACTGA
- the purD gene encoding phosphoribosylamine--glycine ligase: MKIVVVGKGGREHALVRALVESPGRPEVFCFPGSDAIFQLAQPVPASGLESLVGWMQENGIDLCVAGEESYLVKGEGLANLCERAGIPCWGPHLQSAQLEASKEFAKKFLERHDIPTAKATACATLEETVAAIGGKYPTVLKFDGLAAGKGVAVCMAEPEATAFLDEVFVQNRFGPGRVLVEDFLTGPEVSIFAAIVDDHYLIFTPARDYKRLGEADAGPNTGGMGAVASRRLIPAELLAEIERGIVGPTVSGLRKDGLPYRGFLYFGLMLTPDGPKVIEYNCRFGDPECQAVMPLVKGDLASFCLAGAKGELEPGMISFDEGWSVCVVLASAGYPESSRSGDVISGFDAVESARIYHAGTKLNGRGEWETNGGRVLALVARGETRAEAVTNAHAATDLVSFDGMQRRRDIGICNFED, from the coding sequence ATGAAGATCGTCGTCGTGGGAAAAGGTGGGCGCGAGCACGCGCTGGTGCGGGCACTGGTGGAGTCACCGGGACGCCCGGAGGTATTCTGTTTCCCCGGCAGCGATGCGATCTTCCAGCTCGCCCAGCCGGTCCCGGCCAGCGGACTGGAGTCGCTGGTCGGCTGGATGCAGGAAAACGGCATCGACCTCTGCGTCGCCGGTGAGGAGAGCTACTTGGTGAAGGGCGAAGGCCTCGCGAATCTCTGCGAAAGGGCCGGCATCCCCTGCTGGGGACCTCACCTCCAGTCCGCCCAACTCGAGGCCAGCAAGGAATTCGCGAAGAAATTCCTGGAGCGCCACGACATCCCCACCGCGAAGGCCACCGCTTGCGCGACGCTGGAGGAGACCGTTGCGGCCATCGGCGGGAAGTACCCCACCGTGCTGAAATTCGACGGCCTCGCCGCGGGCAAGGGCGTCGCGGTGTGCATGGCCGAACCGGAAGCGACCGCATTCCTCGATGAGGTCTTCGTGCAAAACCGCTTCGGACCCGGTCGCGTGCTGGTCGAGGATTTCCTGACCGGCCCGGAGGTGTCGATTTTCGCTGCAATCGTCGACGACCACTACCTGATTTTCACCCCCGCCCGCGATTACAAGCGCCTCGGAGAAGCCGATGCCGGGCCGAATACCGGCGGCATGGGTGCCGTGGCAAGCCGCAGGCTGATCCCGGCGGAGCTGCTCGCGGAGATCGAGCGCGGCATCGTCGGCCCCACCGTTTCCGGCCTGCGGAAGGACGGCCTGCCCTACCGCGGCTTCCTCTACTTCGGCCTGATGCTCACGCCGGACGGCCCGAAGGTGATCGAGTACAACTGCCGCTTCGGCGACCCGGAGTGCCAGGCCGTGATGCCGCTGGTGAAGGGCGACCTCGCCAGCTTCTGCCTCGCCGGGGCAAAGGGCGAGCTGGAGCCTGGAATGATTTCCTTCGACGAGGGCTGGAGCGTCTGCGTCGTGCTCGCCTCGGCGGGCTACCCGGAAAGCTCCCGCAGCGGCGACGTGATCTCCGGCTTCGATGCCGTGGAGAGCGCCCGCATCTACCACGCGGGCACCAAGCTCAATGGCCGCGGCGAATGGGAAACCAACGGCGGCCGCGTGCTCGCCCTCGTCGCCCGTGGCGAGACCCGTGCCGAAGCCGTTACCAATGCCCACGCCGCCACCGACCTCGTTTCCTTTGACGGCATGCAACGCCGCCGCGACATCGGGATCTGCAATTTCGAGGATTGA
- a CDS encoding polysaccharide deacetylase family protein, with amino-acid sequence MKFVLLLALLLPLHAQEPAPVTPSAEPAPPAVPDDGVRVSVLGYHDFSETATETEMVIRTSKFRKQMEAIKNAGLPVIPMADFQAWKRGEKEIADKSIVITIDDGWKAVYTDAYPILKEFGYPFTIFLYKNYVDGGGKALTTEMIKEMQKHGATVGSHSVSHSYPGPQRRKGAEAYDKFLRSEFGASKLFLEEKFGGSVTTYAYPGGIHTPEMDAISEALGYEHLFTVLPGKIRRSNDDHTLPRYIILGTRDRVFDLATGFNEVAGAPSTHSPEIAPQSTPYPVRPEPGVPIDSRLPRISADLSTVPDLDPKTLTMKVGGFGEVPAVYDEQTKSYTWQVNRRLRAPVCQVAVSWLDSKGKPPEVPLRWSFRIDAEAAYLPVE; translated from the coding sequence ATGAAGTTCGTCCTCCTGCTCGCCCTGCTCCTGCCGCTCCATGCCCAGGAGCCTGCTCCGGTGACCCCTTCGGCAGAGCCAGCCCCTCCCGCGGTGCCGGATGACGGGGTGCGGGTGTCCGTGCTGGGCTACCACGATTTCTCCGAGACCGCCACCGAGACGGAAATGGTTATCCGGACCTCGAAATTCCGGAAGCAGATGGAGGCGATCAAGAACGCCGGCCTGCCGGTCATCCCCATGGCGGACTTCCAGGCCTGGAAGCGCGGGGAAAAGGAGATCGCCGACAAGAGCATCGTCATCACCATTGATGACGGCTGGAAGGCCGTTTACACCGATGCCTACCCGATCCTGAAGGAGTTCGGCTATCCCTTCACCATCTTCCTCTACAAGAACTACGTGGATGGCGGCGGCAAGGCGCTGACCACCGAGATGATCAAGGAGATGCAGAAGCACGGCGCCACCGTCGGCAGCCACTCCGTCAGCCACTCCTACCCCGGGCCGCAACGACGGAAGGGCGCGGAGGCCTATGACAAGTTCCTGCGCAGCGAGTTCGGCGCGTCGAAGCTGTTCCTTGAGGAGAAATTCGGCGGCAGTGTTACTACCTACGCCTATCCCGGCGGCATTCACACCCCGGAGATGGATGCGATTTCGGAAGCACTTGGCTACGAGCACCTTTTCACCGTGCTGCCGGGGAAGATCCGGCGCTCGAATGACGACCACACGCTGCCGCGTTACATCATCCTGGGCACGCGCGACCGGGTCTTCGACCTCGCGACGGGCTTCAACGAGGTGGCGGGTGCGCCTTCCACCCACAGCCCGGAGATCGCGCCGCAGAGCACTCCTTACCCCGTGCGTCCGGAGCCCGGCGTGCCCATCGATTCGCGGTTGCCGAGGATCTCGGCGGACCTTTCCACCGTGCCGGATCTGGACCCGAAGACGCTGACGATGAAGGTCGGCGGCTTCGGCGAAGTCCCGGCCGTCTATGACGAGCAGACGAAATCCTACACGTGGCAGGTGAACCGCCGCCTGCGCGCACCCGTTTGCCAAGTCGCCGTCTCGTGGCTGGACAGCAAGGGCAAGCCCCCCGAAGTTCCGCTGCGCTGGTCCTTCCGCATCGATGCGGAAGCCGCCTACCTGCCGGTCGAGTGA
- a CDS encoding DUF433 domain-containing protein, which produces MSDFRGRITIEAGKRGGKPCIRGLRITVYDILGWLASGMSYAEILEDFPDLTVEDIQASLAFAADRDSHLVAASS; this is translated from the coding sequence ATGAGCGATTTTCGCGGACGGATCACGATCGAGGCGGGCAAGCGAGGCGGAAAGCCCTGCATCCGTGGCCTGCGCATCACCGTCTATGACATCCTCGGGTGGCTCGCTTCCGGGATGAGTTATGCCGAAATTCTGGAAGATTTCCCTGATCTCACCGTCGAAGACATTCAGGCCAGCCTCGCATTTGCGGCGGATCGCGACAGTCACCTTGTGGCTGCGTCGTCATGA
- a CDS encoding DUF5615 family PIN-like protein produces MRLLFDQNLSHRLVAALDDLFPGSQHVRLLGMAEADDLPIWEYAKANGFVIVTHDSDYADWNKLRGAPPKIVWLRCGNTSTAQIEAKLRQAADRIHLLSDPDLGIEVLEIL; encoded by the coding sequence ATGAGGCTGCTTTTCGATCAGAATCTCAGCCATCGCTTGGTCGCTGCTCTTGATGACCTTTTTCCCGGGTCGCAGCACGTGCGGCTTTTGGGGATGGCTGAAGCGGACGATCTGCCGATTTGGGAGTATGCGAAGGCAAATGGCTTCGTGATCGTGACCCATGACTCTGATTACGCCGACTGGAACAAGCTTCGTGGAGCGCCGCCAAAGATCGTATGGCTGCGTTGCGGGAATACCTCGACGGCTCAGATCGAAGCGAAGCTCCGGCAGGCAGCAGACCGGATCCATTTGCTGTCTGATCCCGATCTTGGAATAGAAGTGCTGGAAATCCTCTGA
- the ffh gene encoding signal recognition particle protein, whose translation MFSNLADSLDKTFRNLRGVGKISESNITDALRDVRLALLEADVEFGIAKEFIAHVKEKAMGADVLKSIKPGEQIVKIFHDELAELLGGDQVGLDLTPPARLVLCGLNGAGKTTTAGKLALRLKKEGRKPILVAIDLYRPAAIDQLATLAKQVDVPVYTPDASESDVVKVAREALAWAETQRHDVIIFDTAGRQEIDERLIEELKRLHTFLQPQETLLVADAATGQQAVSVAKHFDEAVGITGIILTKLDGDARGGAALSMRSITGKPIKYAGEGEKLDQLFEFHPNRMADRILGMGDIVGMVEQVASKIDEKDAMKSIERLAEGKFDFNDFLDQMRMLQKLGDMKGLLGLMPGFNKIKKQIPDAAFDPKRLKRTEAIVLSMTPDERRRPEIIKASRRERIAKGSGVKVLEVNQLLKQFGEMRKMMRSPNKMNKMMRQMGGGLGGKGGLPGMGGMPGLGGPGGGFGDLLKGFKGKFPF comes from the coding sequence ATGTTCTCCAATCTCGCCGACTCCCTCGACAAGACCTTCCGCAACCTCCGGGGGGTGGGGAAAATCTCGGAGTCGAACATCACCGATGCGCTCCGCGACGTCCGCCTCGCCCTGCTTGAGGCCGACGTGGAATTCGGCATCGCGAAGGAGTTCATCGCCCACGTCAAAGAAAAGGCGATGGGCGCGGACGTGCTCAAGTCGATCAAGCCGGGCGAGCAGATCGTCAAAATCTTCCACGACGAGCTGGCCGAACTCCTTGGTGGCGATCAGGTGGGGCTGGATCTCACCCCTCCGGCTCGGCTGGTGCTCTGCGGCCTGAATGGCGCGGGCAAGACGACCACGGCGGGCAAGCTCGCGCTGCGCCTGAAGAAGGAGGGCCGCAAGCCGATCCTCGTGGCGATCGACCTCTATCGTCCGGCGGCCATCGACCAGCTAGCCACGCTGGCGAAGCAGGTGGACGTGCCGGTTTACACGCCGGACGCCAGCGAGTCGGACGTGGTGAAGGTCGCCCGCGAGGCGCTCGCCTGGGCCGAGACGCAGCGGCACGACGTGATCATTTTCGACACCGCCGGTCGCCAGGAAATCGACGAGCGCCTGATCGAAGAGCTCAAGCGTCTCCACACCTTCCTGCAGCCGCAGGAGACCCTTCTCGTCGCCGATGCCGCGACCGGCCAGCAGGCCGTCTCCGTGGCGAAGCACTTCGACGAGGCCGTCGGCATCACCGGCATCATCCTCACGAAGCTCGACGGTGACGCCCGCGGCGGTGCGGCGCTTTCCATGCGCTCCATCACCGGCAAGCCGATCAAGTATGCGGGTGAGGGCGAGAAGCTGGACCAGCTTTTCGAATTCCACCCGAACCGCATGGCGGACCGCATCCTCGGGATGGGCGACATCGTCGGAATGGTCGAGCAGGTCGCCTCGAAGATCGACGAGAAGGACGCGATGAAGTCCATCGAGCGGCTTGCCGAGGGCAAGTTCGACTTCAATGACTTCCTCGACCAGATGCGGATGCTCCAGAAGCTGGGCGACATGAAGGGCCTGCTGGGCCTGATGCCCGGCTTCAACAAGATCAAGAAGCAGATCCCGGACGCGGCCTTCGACCCGAAGCGCCTGAAGCGCACCGAGGCGATCGTGCTTTCCATGACGCCCGACGAGCGCCGCCGCCCGGAAATCATCAAGGCCTCGCGCCGCGAACGCATCGCAAAGGGCTCCGGGGTGAAGGTTCTCGAGGTGAACCAGCTCCTCAAGCAATTCGGCGAGATGCGCAAGATGATGCGCTCGCCGAACAAGATGAACAAGATGATGCGCCAGATGGGCGGGGGACTCGGCGGCAAGGGTGGCCTCCCCGGAATGGGCGGCATGCCCGGCCTCGGCGGCCCCGGAGGCGGCTTCGGCGATCTCCTCAAGGGCTTCAAGGGGAAGTTCCCGTTTTGA
- a CDS encoding YnfA family protein has translation MKTLYWYLIAAVGEIAGCYAFWMWLRLKKGPGPLLWGLPALLIFAYALTRIDTEQAGRAYAAYSAIYLISSLAWMKAVEKTNPTTWDIVGSCVCLIGAGIIVFAPGK, from the coding sequence ATGAAGACGCTCTACTGGTACCTGATTGCCGCCGTTGGAGAGATCGCCGGTTGCTACGCCTTCTGGATGTGGCTGCGGCTCAAGAAAGGTCCCGGCCCGCTTCTCTGGGGCCTGCCGGCGCTTCTCATCTTCGCCTATGCGCTGACCCGGATCGACACCGAGCAGGCGGGCAGGGCGTACGCGGCCTACAGCGCGATCTACCTCATTTCCTCGCTCGCTTGGATGAAGGCGGTCGAGAAGACCAATCCGACCACCTGGGACATCGTTGGATCCTGCGTCTGCCTGATCGGCGCGGGCATTATCGTCTTCGCGCCGGGCAAGTAG